The Cydia amplana chromosome 21, ilCydAmpl1.1, whole genome shotgun sequence genome includes a window with the following:
- the LOC134658128 gene encoding transmembrane protease serine 11G-like, which yields MLIFTVLYFSCALATNDMYKEPSVSDIASNLVDILDVNATDNPKLNELREKLNTISKYVIDKEKMAELLLNESRDSTLNETNFYEALNDNDGFRQFQSNEEPKNLYLKLKDKMNRDDILKIISEKNSARIVQSFRRSMNMKDEVPGLDEEIIEEVADKMLGEKLKDEHKFDEANLTNIYWDPKPELEDLKEHHSRSGRRIYKGERTVIQKYPFMVSVHIMGRFWCGGVLYWHDLVLTSAACLQLMYNNRFFRENPRVLQVRVGSNHSRISGELVDALEVYFHPTYNPRTLADNIAVIRLRYRLAFSLHRVPKIIDISHFDHNPAASEVLVLGWGVTRMSNRLAYEPVFLQRKFLPVYPNSFCREVYGDKFITNEQFCAGTLTTGEGACDHDAGGPAILSGKLVGIISFGPTVCGYANAPTVFTLVGSYADWIEQVNDSMPDYYRLKVLTSTLGIKQSNQFKALTTKLPHEGRF from the exons ATGTTGATATTTactgttttatatttttcatgtgCTCTCGCTACTAACGATATGTATAAAGAACCATCTGTTAGTGATATAGCTAGCAACTTAGTAGATATTCTTGATGTAAATGCAACAGACAATCCAAAGTTGAACGAATTAAGAGAAAAACTAAATACGATAAGCAAATATGTTATCGATAAAGAAAAGATGGCGGAATTATTGTTAAATGAAAGTAGAGACTCCACGTTAAACGAAACTAATTTCTACGAAGCTCTAAATGATAATGATGGCTTCAGACAGTTTCAGTCAAACGAAGAACCCAAAAATCTCtatttgaaattgaaagatAAAATGAATCGAGatgatattttaaaaatcatttCTGAAAAAAACTCCGCCAGAATTGTACAATCGTTTAGAAGGTCAATGAATATGAAAGATGAAGTTCCAGGTCTTGACGAGGAAATAATTGAAGAGGTAGCCGATAAGATGCTAGGAGAAAAGCTAAAGGACGAACATAAGTTTGATGAAGCAAATTTAACCAATATTTACTGGG ATCCAAAACCCGAGCTGGAGGACCTAAAAGAGCACCACAGCCGCTCCGGGCGCCGCATCTATAAGGGCGAGCGCACCGTCATCCAGAAGTACCCCTTCATGGTCTCCGTCCACATCATGGGTCGCTTCTGGTGCGGCGGGGTGCTGTACTGGCACGACCTGGTGCTGACGTCGGCGGCTTGCTTGCAACT TATGTACAACAACCGATTCTTCCGAGAAAACCCTCGCGTGCTTCAAGTACGTGTGGGTAGCAACCACAGCAGGATCAGCGGCGAACTTGTCGACGCACTTgag GTATACTTCCACCCGACCTACAACCCACGCACGCTGGCGGACAACATCGCCGTCATCCGGCTGCGGTACCGCCTCGCCTTCAGCCTCCACCGCGTGCCGAAGATCATCGACATCTCACACTTCGACCACAACCCCGCCGCCTCTGAAGTGCTTGTGTTGGGGTGGGGTGTTACTAGG ATGTCCAACCGCCTCGCATACGAGCCAGTGTTTCTACAGCGCAAATTCCTGCCGGTCTACCCCAACTCTTTCTGTAGGGAAGTCTACGGCGA TAAGTTTATAACTAACGAGCAATTCTGCGCTGGTACGCTAACCACAGGAGAAGGGGCATGTGAT caCGACGCTGGAGGTCCGGCCATCCTGTCTGGCAAGCTGGTAGGCATCATATCGTTCGGTCCGACGGTCTGCGGGTACGCTAACGCTCCGACCGTGTTCACGCTGGTCGGGTCCTATGCGGACTGGATCGAACAAGTCAATGATTCG ATGCCAGATTACTACCGCCTCAAGGTGCTCACGTCCACGCTCGGCATTAAACAATCCAATCAATTCAAAGCGCTCACCACGAAGTTGCCACATGAAGGCAGATTCTAA